The Periplaneta americana isolate PAMFEO1 chromosome 10, P.americana_PAMFEO1_priV1, whole genome shotgun sequence genome includes a window with the following:
- the LOC138707546 gene encoding ankyrin repeat domain-containing protein 23-like isoform X2, which translates to MKETSSSVTPVIAQSPVPAFVMMLQYLFHQGNKTTDECTLFRENISRLHKENLNLASEKSRLEKIVIQLQSKIELLMLENETEKFEKLVAVAGQESNCSAEVQVGQEAVHVQDVTPRETLKRFIEVFLKKATPECNKGRALLLAVRSNDLAMTSALIATGTDVNTEDALGWNRTPLHWAAIQNYLDIAQVLLDGGANIESRETGIYNLYTPLHEASKHGHLSMCRLLLDAKAEPNSKDGAGSTPLHTAARNGHLAVVKLLVERGATVSAKDNWGSTARDRALKFSHKDVDTWLSDFAFRDGL; encoded by the exons ATGAAGGAGACATCATCCTCGGTTACTCCAGTCATAGCACAATCACCTGTGCCAGCATTTGTGATGATGCTACAGTATCTGTTTCATCAGGGAAATAAAACCACAGATGAGTGCACACTGTTCAGGGAAAATATCTCGAGGCTTCACAAAGAAAACCTTAACCTTGCAAGTGAGAAGAGCAGACTGGAAAAAATTGTAATACAGCTGCAATCGAAGATAGAGTTGTTAATG CTTGAAAATGAAACAGAGAAATTCGAGAAACTGGTGGCTGTGGCAGGCCAGGAGAGTAACTGTTCAGCTGAGGTCCAAGTGGGACAAGAAGCTGTCCACGTTCAG GATGTGACACCAAGAGAGACATTAAAGAGATTCATAGAAGTGTTCCTGAAGAAGGCAACTCCAGAATGCAACAAAGGCAGAGCTCTCCTCCTTGCCGTTCGGTCAAATGACTTAGCAATGACTTCAGCTCTCATAGCAACTGGCACTGACGTTAATACAGAAGACGCCCTCGGTTGGAACCGAACACCACTGCACTGGGCTGCAATTCAAAATTACCTCGACATCGCTCAAGTTCTTCTGGATGGTGGTGCCAATATAGAGTCGAGAGAGACTGGCATATACAACCTATACACACCCCTGCACGAGGCTTCAAAGCACGGACATCTCTCAATGTGCCGCCTGCTTCTGGACGCAAAGGCAGAGCCAAACTCGAAGGACGGGGCAGGCAGCACTCCACTGCACACCGCTGCAAGGAACGGCCATCTTGCTGTAGTCAAGCTCCTTGTGGAGCGAGGTGCTACTGTGTCTGCGAAGGACAACTGGGGCTCCACTGCACGTGACAGAGCACTAAAATTTTCACACAAAGATGTCGATACCTGGCTCAGTGATTTTGCATTCAGAGATGGACTGTGA
- the LOC138707546 gene encoding ankyrin repeat domain-containing protein 1-like isoform X1, giving the protein MKETSSSVTPVIAQSPVPAFVMMLQYLFHQGNKTTDECTLFRENISRLHKENLNLASEKSRLEKIVIQLQSKIELLMFQLENETEKFEKLVAVAGQESNCSAEVQVGQEAVHVQDVTPRETLKRFIEVFLKKATPECNKGRALLLAVRSNDLAMTSALIATGTDVNTEDALGWNRTPLHWAAIQNYLDIAQVLLDGGANIESRETGIYNLYTPLHEASKHGHLSMCRLLLDAKAEPNSKDGAGSTPLHTAARNGHLAVVKLLVERGATVSAKDNWGSTARDRALKFSHKDVDTWLSDFAFRDGL; this is encoded by the exons ATGAAGGAGACATCATCCTCGGTTACTCCAGTCATAGCACAATCACCTGTGCCAGCATTTGTGATGATGCTACAGTATCTGTTTCATCAGGGAAATAAAACCACAGATGAGTGCACACTGTTCAGGGAAAATATCTCGAGGCTTCACAAAGAAAACCTTAACCTTGCAAGTGAGAAGAGCAGACTGGAAAAAATTGTAATACAGCTGCAATCGAAGATAGAGTTGTTAATG TTTCAGCTTGAAAATGAAACAGAGAAATTCGAGAAACTGGTGGCTGTGGCAGGCCAGGAGAGTAACTGTTCAGCTGAGGTCCAAGTGGGACAAGAAGCTGTCCACGTTCAG GATGTGACACCAAGAGAGACATTAAAGAGATTCATAGAAGTGTTCCTGAAGAAGGCAACTCCAGAATGCAACAAAGGCAGAGCTCTCCTCCTTGCCGTTCGGTCAAATGACTTAGCAATGACTTCAGCTCTCATAGCAACTGGCACTGACGTTAATACAGAAGACGCCCTCGGTTGGAACCGAACACCACTGCACTGGGCTGCAATTCAAAATTACCTCGACATCGCTCAAGTTCTTCTGGATGGTGGTGCCAATATAGAGTCGAGAGAGACTGGCATATACAACCTATACACACCCCTGCACGAGGCTTCAAAGCACGGACATCTCTCAATGTGCCGCCTGCTTCTGGACGCAAAGGCAGAGCCAAACTCGAAGGACGGGGCAGGCAGCACTCCACTGCACACCGCTGCAAGGAACGGCCATCTTGCTGTAGTCAAGCTCCTTGTGGAGCGAGGTGCTACTGTGTCTGCGAAGGACAACTGGGGCTCCACTGCACGTGACAGAGCACTAAAATTTTCACACAAAGATGTCGATACCTGGCTCAGTGATTTTGCATTCAGAGATGGACTGTGA